A region of Veillonellaceae bacterium DNA encodes the following proteins:
- a CDS encoding phage tail protein has protein sequence MANFSTGYILTKAGEALAAKVAAGTTTLNLTRMKVGTGTAESTQDYLERADIFSPKNSMVIGSKEPVEVDGAQICEIKATLDNSTVDSGYVATELGLFANDIDGHEILYAVAYDKDPMYIPAKSDAANVTIEFDFYLYTATADQVTLVLPRTTEELAALAQDSAAQAKEAAAAMDEAKANLETYKNAAETAANEAAASATKAENAIASMNVEKEAAAASASEAAASAAAAAQSAQEAKSIAIGQLGFDAEPTEGSNNLVNSDGIYKAIQSKTTDLSNYYTKGEVATAIATALGNYSSQDSTSGDVTIGG, from the coding sequence ATGGCAAATTTTAGTACGGGATATATTCTGACAAAAGCAGGAGAAGCATTGGCCGCTAAAGTAGCTGCCGGGACTACTACTTTAAACCTTACCCGCATGAAAGTAGGGACTGGTACAGCAGAATCTACGCAGGACTATTTAGAGCGGGCGGATATATTTTCTCCGAAGAACAGTATGGTCATTGGCAGCAAAGAACCTGTTGAGGTTGATGGTGCGCAGATTTGTGAAATCAAGGCAACTCTGGACAATAGTACTGTAGATAGCGGCTATGTAGCAACGGAATTGGGGTTATTTGCCAACGATATAGACGGGCATGAAATCTTGTATGCCGTGGCTTATGATAAAGATCCTATGTATATTCCGGCGAAAAGCGATGCGGCTAATGTAACTATTGAATTTGACTTCTATTTATATACAGCTACGGCAGACCAGGTAACGCTGGTACTTCCCAGGACAACGGAAGAATTAGCGGCACTGGCACAGGATTCAGCAGCACAGGCAAAAGAGGCAGCCGCTGCCATGGACGAAGCCAAAGCAAATTTGGAAACATATAAGAACGCAGCTGAAACGGCGGCAAATGAAGCCGCAGCTAGCGCAACGAAAGCGGAAAATGCAATTGCCTCCATGAACGTCGAAAAAGAAGCCGCGGCAGCTTCTGCGTCAGAAGCGGCGGCTTCGGCTGCGGCTGCCGCACAAAGCGCTCAGGAAGCTAAAAGCATTGCTATCGGCCAGTTGGGGTTTGATGCGGAACCAACCGAAGGCAGCAACAATCTGGTAAACAGTGATGGGATCTATAAGGCCATCCAATCAAAGACTACGGATTTAAGTAATTACTACACGAAGGGAG
- a CDS encoding phage tail protein I encodes MNELSTLNLSYLLPSSIAEDREVKALSKVATGKLLEINSDIKQVLLWDDLGKFDDSILSALAWQLHVDLYNEDYPKSARVNLILGSILWHMRRGTLYSVEMALHDIFQTGTVKEWFDYGGKPYHFKIDKITEPLKDKKTIKRLVTAVRLSKNLRSWCDGIGFTQEIKKTNYIAMAKRIRLKVTIRPTTVSTESGTGTIYAGGVQAITETINYVQGG; translated from the coding sequence ATGAATGAACTAAGTACATTAAACTTATCCTATCTTCTGCCATCCTCTATAGCGGAAGATAGGGAAGTGAAGGCATTATCTAAAGTGGCGACTGGTAAGCTGCTGGAAATCAATAGTGATATTAAGCAAGTGCTACTGTGGGATGACTTGGGAAAATTTGATGACTCCATTTTGTCGGCATTAGCCTGGCAATTACACGTAGATCTGTATAATGAAGATTATCCAAAATCTGCCAGGGTTAATTTAATTCTGGGCAGCATTCTGTGGCATATGAGACGCGGAACATTGTATAGCGTAGAAATGGCACTGCACGACATTTTTCAAACCGGGACTGTGAAGGAGTGGTTTGATTATGGCGGGAAGCCCTATCACTTTAAAATTGATAAAATTACGGAACCCCTCAAAGATAAGAAAACCATAAAGCGCCTGGTAACAGCGGTCCGTCTATCAAAGAATTTACGCAGCTGGTGTGATGGGATTGGGTTTACGCAAGAGATAAAGAAAACCAACTATATAGCCATGGCAAAGCGGATCCGGTTAAAAGTTACTATCCGGCCAACAACGGTTTCTACAGAATCTGGAACGGGAACGATTTATGCTGGCGGCGTGCAGGCAATCACAGAAACCATCAATTACGTACAGGGAGGCTAA
- a CDS encoding baseplate J/gp47 family protein translates to MNVSQLPDIDFVGADKENVVSYLMKTYTAITGRTLGKADPVRLFILVIASVVIMLLNKINYTGKQNLLKYAKGSNLDNLVALLGVSRIPAAKATLTEKFTLSAVMPNNITIPQGTRVSAGGQLYFMTSEPTVIPAGQTSGTVLCICQQEGITGNNLRPGMVTTLVDPIAYVASVTNTTTSEGGADIESDESLRLRAEEAPESFSVAGPSGAYEYFARAASSLVSQAIAVSPKPGFVDVYILSGNGAIPGGELQTRVKEFLSDKRRRPLTDVVSVKVPEVRSYDINMTYYLPAGIQAEPVRKNVENAINEYITWQDSKMGRDINPDKLVQLCVTAGAKRVVITAPVFTKINDGTASDEKVVGLAKNSGHNTINYGGVEDE, encoded by the coding sequence ATGAATGTAAGTCAACTACCGGATATTGATTTTGTGGGTGCAGACAAGGAAAACGTCGTCTCGTATTTGATGAAGACTTATACAGCGATAACAGGAAGGACATTAGGGAAGGCGGACCCAGTCAGACTTTTTATCCTAGTTATTGCCTCCGTGGTTATCATGCTGCTAAATAAAATCAATTATACCGGGAAACAGAATCTGTTGAAGTACGCAAAAGGATCCAATTTGGATAATCTAGTGGCTTTATTAGGAGTATCACGCATCCCTGCAGCAAAAGCTACATTGACAGAGAAGTTTACACTTTCGGCAGTGATGCCGAACAATATAACCATTCCCCAGGGAACACGTGTAAGCGCGGGCGGGCAATTGTATTTTATGACAAGTGAGCCAACCGTTATTCCCGCAGGACAAACGTCCGGGACTGTACTGTGTATATGCCAGCAGGAAGGTATAACGGGAAACAATTTGAGGCCAGGCATGGTGACTACCTTGGTAGATCCAATTGCTTACGTGGCTTCTGTAACCAATACCACAACTTCAGAAGGTGGTGCCGATATAGAAAGTGATGAATCCTTACGGCTGCGTGCAGAGGAAGCCCCAGAATCATTTAGCGTGGCAGGCCCAAGTGGGGCATATGAATATTTCGCTAGGGCAGCTTCTTCACTTGTTTCTCAGGCTATTGCGGTTTCTCCTAAGCCAGGTTTTGTAGATGTGTATATCTTATCTGGAAACGGAGCTATTCCAGGGGGAGAACTTCAAACCAGGGTAAAAGAATTTTTGTCTGATAAACGCAGAAGACCATTAACTGATGTCGTCAGCGTCAAAGTTCCCGAAGTTCGATCATACGATATTAATATGACCTACTATCTGCCTGCTGGAATTCAGGCTGAACCCGTAAGAAAGAATGTAGAGAATGCTATCAATGAGTATATTACATGGCAGGATTCCAAAATGGGAAGAGATATTAACCCAGATAAGCTGGTACAACTGTGTGTAACGGCAGGAGCAAAAAGGGTAGTGATAACGGCCCCTGTCTTTACTAAAATTAATGATGGAACAGCCAGTGATGAAAAGGTAGTGGGACTGGCTAAGAACAGCGGTCACAATACCATTAACTATGGAGGCGTTGAAGATGAATGA
- a CDS encoding GPW/gp25 family protein, protein MIISGNQDGHINWEPGSELTEVVQNVQTLLSTHVFSVPLDRRLGISWDAIDEPLDGSSESILQEELLNAIQTYEPRAIVNSVEFTYDPQKERMIPVVDISIKGGETA, encoded by the coding sequence GTGATTATTTCTGGAAATCAAGATGGACACATTAATTGGGAACCGGGTTCTGAATTAACGGAAGTTGTACAAAATGTTCAGACTTTGCTTTCTACACATGTTTTCAGCGTACCTTTAGACAGGAGGTTAGGTATTTCATGGGATGCTATTGACGAACCATTGGATGGATCATCTGAAAGCATTTTGCAAGAGGAATTGTTAAATGCTATACAAACTTATGAGCCCAGGGCTATCGTGAATTCCGTTGAGTTTACTTACGATCCACAGAAAGAACGGATGATTCCTGTTGTGGACATATCAATCAAAGGAGGTGAAACGGCATGA
- a CDS encoding phage tail protein, with product MATVGSLGGITFNVSSRRVVTFDNYSRQGNIKSAEHEIIAEKSHMEFTGLEPEEITFDIQLFSQLNVTPEKKLEVLRHMRDTGQVMSFILGNSPVSQNKWMITGLSEKPTYWKQRGKMHIVTVSITLKEYRVDENVAAGTQKNTPWGNVKTQINEYREQADAYKQEALDVLDRVDDEVGDLL from the coding sequence GTGGCAACAGTAGGAAGCCTGGGAGGCATTACCTTTAATGTGTCCAGCCGGCGAGTAGTCACGTTTGATAATTACTCACGGCAGGGAAACATCAAATCGGCAGAACACGAAATTATTGCTGAAAAGTCTCATATGGAATTCACCGGGCTAGAGCCAGAGGAAATCACCTTTGATATCCAGCTTTTTTCACAGCTCAATGTAACTCCTGAAAAGAAATTAGAAGTACTCCGGCATATGCGTGATACCGGACAGGTGATGAGCTTTATCTTGGGAAATAGCCCGGTAAGCCAGAATAAGTGGATGATTACCGGCCTATCGGAGAAGCCGACATATTGGAAACAGCGCGGGAAAATGCATATTGTGACGGTATCAATCACGCTGAAAGAGTATCGGGTAGATGAAAACGTGGCCGCGGGAACGCAGAAAAACACACCATGGGGCAACGTAAAAACGCAGATTAATGAATACCGCGAACAAGCGGATGCATATAAGCAAGAGGCTTTGGACGTGCTGGACCGGGTGGATGATGAGGTTGGTGATTTATTGTGA
- a CDS encoding PAAR domain-containing protein — protein sequence MSAATRLGDKNTGHDSCPPVALTSASDTVFINGRGAGRINDTYASHSCKVHSPHVGHISSGSASVFINGRAAARIGDHVSCGGSVDEGSPNVFIGG from the coding sequence ATGTCAGCGGCAACTCGTTTGGGCGATAAGAACACAGGGCATGATTCCTGCCCACCCGTTGCGCTTACATCGGCCAGTGATACGGTATTTATTAATGGGAGAGGTGCCGGCCGTATCAATGATACATACGCCAGCCATTCCTGTAAGGTTCATAGCCCGCATGTTGGCCATATATCGAGCGGGAGTGCTTCCGTATTTATTAACGGAAGAGCGGCTGCACGGATTGGCGACCATGTAAGTTGTGGAGGCAGCGTAGACGAGGGAAGCCCTAATGTATTTATAGGAGGATGA
- a CDS encoding contractile injection system protein, VgrG/Pvc8 family has product MSLLDDVLKGNYAAGSTTGYARRAYPKIAYNKKDITQAMLSYLKSLEFTDVLTGQADDLQIVLEDRSGLWLEAWFPDKGATLTASILTKYWSNPTEAEKELSLGLFEIDEIECSAMPSETKIKAVSVPNNTTLRGEERTRSWEGYTIQKIAQDIADNAGMQLNFSAKDNPTLERVEQTEQSDLAFLNKLCQDNGLSLKVTDNQIVIFDMADMEAAEPSLTFLRPTVADLSATVARSGDSNGTNTGNVLKQLKPASWYFTSSIRDVYKACTVEHSRGKKKEKISATFTDPTKTEGKTLLVKKDVKSVEEAERMARKALRDKNKDEVTGSLSCMGDTDLSAGLTVTVKGFGKFDGKYIISRVKHSLGNGYRCSVDLRRCLNGY; this is encoded by the coding sequence TTGTCTTTACTTGATGATGTCTTGAAAGGGAATTATGCGGCTGGTTCAACAACGGGTTACGCCCGGAGAGCTTACCCGAAGATTGCGTACAACAAAAAAGATATTACGCAGGCTATGCTTTCCTACCTGAAAAGCCTGGAATTTACGGACGTTTTGACCGGGCAGGCTGATGATTTGCAGATTGTATTGGAAGACAGGTCCGGGCTCTGGCTGGAAGCATGGTTCCCGGATAAAGGGGCAACGCTTACGGCTTCTATTTTGACAAAATACTGGAGTAATCCAACGGAAGCAGAAAAAGAGCTATCGCTGGGTCTATTTGAAATTGACGAAATCGAATGCAGCGCGATGCCGTCTGAAACGAAAATCAAAGCCGTCTCTGTGCCTAACAATACGACTTTGCGTGGAGAAGAACGAACTCGCTCTTGGGAAGGCTATACCATTCAAAAAATTGCCCAGGACATTGCGGATAATGCAGGAATGCAACTGAATTTCTCTGCTAAGGATAATCCGACATTGGAACGGGTAGAACAAACGGAGCAGTCTGATTTGGCTTTTCTGAATAAACTGTGCCAGGATAATGGGCTATCACTCAAAGTAACAGACAACCAGATTGTTATCTTTGATATGGCGGATATGGAAGCGGCTGAACCATCTTTGACTTTTCTTCGTCCGACGGTAGCTGATTTATCAGCCACCGTCGCAAGAAGTGGAGATTCCAATGGGACGAACACTGGAAATGTATTGAAACAATTAAAGCCGGCTTCCTGGTACTTTACATCTTCCATTCGGGATGTATACAAGGCTTGCACGGTGGAACATTCTCGGGGAAAGAAGAAAGAGAAAATTAGTGCCACTTTTACGGATCCGACTAAAACAGAGGGGAAAACGCTACTGGTCAAGAAAGATGTAAAAAGCGTAGAAGAAGCAGAACGCATGGCACGGAAAGCTCTTCGTGATAAGAACAAAGATGAAGTGACGGGCTCTCTCTCCTGCATGGGAGATACGGACCTTTCTGCCGGTCTTACCGTAACCGTGAAAGGCTTTGGAAAGTTTGATGGTAAGTATATTATTTCCCGAGTAAAGCACTCGCTAGGAAATGGATATCGGTGTTCTGTTGATCTCAGGAGGTGCCTCAATGGCTATTAA
- a CDS encoding tail protein X gives MTKRIYKTIQGDTWDGIAIKVYGDERYINELLEANQEFNEIVIFPANIKLMLPEIETKATSILPPWKKV, from the coding sequence TTGACTAAACGTATATACAAGACGATACAGGGAGACACCTGGGACGGAATCGCCATTAAAGTGTATGGGGATGAACGGTACATAAATGAGCTTCTGGAAGCCAACCAGGAGTTCAACGAAATTGTTATTTTCCCGGCCAACATCAAATTGATGCTGCCGGAAATTGAAACAAAAGCGACGTCTATCCTTCCGCCCTGGAAGAAGGTGTAA
- a CDS encoding phage tail tape measure protein, with translation MADNMSMSFVIGATLAASFMGAFKAAASETKMLASVAANAHAKEKELAEQSKILNRIWEKGQISIEHHKEALAQLTAQMDKVKAAQAAIAKQKTLEGKFKAYGQKRNRAVGNIMKAGAAAYAMSVPLRDAVEMESSMSDVAKVVDMTDDEFADMKNSIVEMSTRIPMSAKGIASIVASAGQAGIAKPELLTFAEDAAKMGVAFDITAEQAGDMMAKWRTAFKMGQSDVVALADKINHLSNNTASTAAQISDVVTRIGPLGEVGGMASGEIAALGASMVGSGVQSEVAATGIKNLILGMTAGAGVTKSQAAAFEALGLSSVDMAKKMQTDAKGAIIEVLTALKGLDKDQQANVLSDLFGKESIGAIAPLLSNLEGLQKNFSMVGDSSQYSGSMLKEYAARSKTAKNSMELLKNAGTATSIAIGDAMLPTLKALTAELLPVVKIAHDFIQAHQDAITTAVKFAGAIVAAVIAVNAFVVVESTVMQVITGVKMVYNWAKIAIIAFKDSQIGATIATKAYAAAARVAQAAQWLFNAALSANPIGLVIIGLLALGAAVYWCYNHFEQVQAFCTSMWESPAAAVIAFLTGPIGWLIYIGAGIIANWETVKQWFITLWEDPGAAIDQFKSFASSKLDELYQKAQEIWNSIKAVFKDPIQAVVNFVKGGDGDAANAAGNPIPENAAGGIYARGAFLTSFAERSPEAAIPINGTARAARLWTQTGQMMGLLPKSVGDNAGKGTSAMLSSINRLGTVHSMPEGTVINLSYNPQLTITGNAEVEKVQHVMDDQRDKLEEVLERIVRDRRRLAFD, from the coding sequence ATGGCTGATAATATGTCCATGTCATTCGTTATTGGGGCTACGTTAGCTGCTAGTTTTATGGGAGCGTTCAAAGCGGCAGCGTCTGAAACAAAAATGTTGGCAAGCGTAGCAGCCAATGCCCATGCCAAAGAAAAAGAGCTGGCGGAGCAGAGTAAAATCCTTAACCGAATCTGGGAAAAGGGGCAAATCTCTATCGAACACCATAAAGAGGCCCTAGCACAGTTGACTGCACAGATGGATAAGGTGAAGGCCGCGCAGGCGGCTATTGCCAAACAAAAAACTTTGGAAGGAAAGTTTAAAGCCTATGGGCAGAAACGGAACCGGGCTGTGGGAAACATCATGAAGGCGGGAGCAGCTGCTTATGCCATGAGTGTACCACTTCGTGACGCGGTTGAAATGGAATCCAGTATGTCTGATGTGGCCAAGGTTGTAGACATGACAGATGATGAATTTGCTGACATGAAGAACAGTATTGTAGAAATGTCTACGCGTATTCCGATGTCGGCCAAAGGGATTGCGTCCATCGTAGCTTCTGCCGGACAAGCGGGCATTGCAAAACCCGAACTACTAACTTTTGCTGAAGACGCTGCCAAAATGGGTGTTGCCTTTGATATAACAGCGGAACAAGCTGGCGACATGATGGCTAAGTGGCGTACAGCATTTAAGATGGGGCAGTCGGATGTTGTTGCGTTGGCAGATAAGATTAACCACCTGAGCAATAATACCGCATCGACAGCTGCCCAGATTTCTGATGTGGTTACTCGTATTGGGCCGCTAGGGGAAGTTGGAGGTATGGCATCCGGTGAGATTGCAGCATTAGGCGCGTCCATGGTTGGCTCTGGGGTACAAAGTGAGGTGGCTGCTACTGGTATTAAGAATTTGATTTTGGGCATGACAGCCGGGGCTGGAGTCACGAAATCACAGGCGGCGGCGTTTGAAGCATTGGGACTTAGTTCTGTTGATATGGCCAAAAAGATGCAGACGGATGCCAAAGGGGCTATTATTGAAGTCCTTACGGCATTAAAGGGGCTGGATAAAGATCAGCAGGCGAATGTACTTTCTGATTTGTTCGGCAAAGAGAGCATTGGGGCCATTGCTCCACTTCTTTCAAATCTAGAAGGACTTCAGAAAAACTTCAGCATGGTTGGCGACTCCAGTCAATATTCCGGGTCTATGCTAAAGGAATATGCAGCGCGGTCCAAGACAGCCAAGAACTCTATGGAGCTGCTTAAAAATGCTGGAACGGCAACATCTATAGCTATTGGTGACGCTATGCTTCCGACTTTAAAAGCATTAACGGCTGAATTATTGCCAGTCGTAAAGATTGCGCATGATTTTATCCAGGCGCATCAAGATGCTATTACAACAGCAGTCAAATTCGCGGGAGCCATTGTAGCAGCCGTTATCGCTGTAAACGCCTTTGTTGTTGTTGAAAGTACGGTTATGCAAGTAATTACCGGTGTCAAGATGGTATACAATTGGGCAAAAATTGCGATTATAGCCTTTAAAGACAGTCAGATTGGAGCCACCATTGCGACGAAAGCTTATGCAGCGGCTGCACGGGTTGCGCAGGCAGCTCAATGGTTATTTAATGCAGCATTAAGTGCGAATCCGATAGGTCTTGTTATTATAGGCCTTCTTGCTCTGGGTGCTGCCGTTTATTGGTGCTACAACCATTTTGAACAAGTTCAGGCCTTTTGTACATCTATGTGGGAAAGCCCGGCTGCGGCCGTTATTGCTTTTCTCACTGGCCCGATTGGCTGGCTAATCTACATTGGAGCTGGGATTATTGCGAACTGGGAGACAGTAAAGCAGTGGTTTATCACCTTGTGGGAAGATCCCGGGGCTGCCATTGACCAGTTCAAATCATTCGCAAGCAGTAAGCTGGATGAACTTTATCAGAAAGCTCAGGAGATCTGGAATTCCATCAAAGCAGTATTCAAAGACCCGATTCAGGCCGTAGTAAATTTTGTGAAAGGCGGAGACGGTGACGCGGCTAATGCAGCTGGGAACCCTATTCCGGAGAATGCGGCAGGCGGCATTTATGCACGCGGAGCATTCCTGACATCTTTTGCAGAGCGAAGCCCGGAAGCAGCTATTCCCATCAATGGAACAGCGCGGGCGGCTAGATTGTGGACGCAGACTGGACAAATGATGGGGCTTCTTCCTAAATCCGTTGGGGATAATGCGGGCAAAGGGACCAGCGCCATGTTGTCCAGCATCAACCGTCTCGGAACCGTTCACAGTATGCCGGAAGGAACAGTCATCAATCTTTCTTATAACCCGCAACTTACAATTACGGGGAATGCGGAGGTAGAGAAAGTACAGCATGTGATGGATGACCAGCGGGATAAGCTTGAAGAGGTTCTGGAAAGAATTGTGAGAGATCGGAGGCGTCTGGCTTTTGACTAA
- a CDS encoding phage tail assembly protein: MEEIEMSVKPIKLENKLSVKGQDVTSVTLDFSQLTGRDLIKAEAEARADGEVTPMLTFSLKYQASLAARMIGITYDEMMDMNAVDFSKITNKILNFLTKQG; this comes from the coding sequence ATGGAGGAAATTGAAATGAGTGTAAAGCCAATTAAATTGGAAAATAAATTATCTGTAAAGGGGCAGGATGTAACCAGCGTAACGCTGGACTTTTCTCAGCTTACTGGGAGAGATCTGATTAAAGCTGAAGCAGAGGCACGGGCAGATGGAGAAGTAACGCCCATGCTGACCTTTTCTCTGAAATACCAGGCATCTTTGGCAGCCCGCATGATTGGTATTACATATGACGAAATGATGGACATGAATGCAGTTGATTTTTCCAAAATTACAAACAAGATACTCAATTTTTTAACCAAACAGGGCTGA
- a CDS encoding phage major tail tube protein: protein MAELPSLLVNFRVYDGGSNDMIGVADVELPKLEAMTETLKGAGVAGEIDMPVIGHYSSMETKLSFRTVDKNALKLSASKGQQLDIRGAQEVYDKAACEMKVVPVKLVVKGMPKSTELGKFEMGAGTDSSLTLETMYLKLTIGGKVKAEIDKLNYIAAIDGTDFLTDVRSALGL from the coding sequence ATGGCAGAATTACCCAGCCTACTTGTGAATTTCCGTGTATATGACGGAGGCAGTAATGATATGATCGGCGTGGCCGATGTAGAACTTCCGAAGCTGGAGGCTATGACAGAAACACTGAAAGGTGCTGGCGTGGCCGGTGAAATTGATATGCCGGTCATCGGGCATTACTCCAGCATGGAAACTAAGCTGAGCTTTAGAACGGTAGATAAAAACGCCTTGAAACTCAGTGCGAGCAAAGGCCAGCAGTTGGATATCCGGGGCGCTCAGGAGGTGTACGATAAAGCCGCCTGTGAAATGAAAGTGGTCCCGGTAAAATTGGTGGTCAAAGGGATGCCGAAATCTACGGAGCTTGGCAAATTTGAAATGGGTGCCGGGACAGACAGTTCTCTTACACTGGAAACGATGTACCTGAAGCTCACCATTGGCGGAAAGGTGAAAGCCGAAATTGACAAGTTGAATTATATTGCAGCCATTGATGGCACGGACTTCCTGACGGATGTACGTAGCGCATTAGGTCTGTAA
- a CDS encoding phage tail sheath family protein, with amino-acid sequence MTIADHVGFIKEDVLMDTLVVKSSDGAATLQVDTDYTAAFDDSGAVVISLSASGSHYDDAALTVSYDKVDPSKVINEDIIGGIDLETGKEKGMEVINTIFTKLGVVPGMIGAPGYSDNAEVAAVMASKAASVSGLFKAVAIIDGSTTAAKKYTDVYAWKNKANITNKYQVVCWPMATMGTKKLHLSTIFMATQALLTYENDDIPYKSPSNKTAQMDGLCLEDGTPVELGLSSANYLNGNGIVTAINLFGGWKLWGNNTACYPTNTDPKDRFFCVRAMFNWDQQTFIRTYWTDVDQPMMKRYIQSIVDSENIRMNGLVSAGVILAGSCEYREADNPATSIVDGISHIHKTFIPPVPNREIDVVYEFDSEQYAALMTA; translated from the coding sequence GTGACTATTGCAGACCACGTGGGTTTCATCAAGGAAGATGTGCTTATGGACACATTGGTTGTTAAGTCTTCAGATGGCGCAGCCACGCTGCAGGTAGACACTGACTACACTGCTGCATTTGATGATAGTGGGGCCGTTGTCATTTCCCTGTCCGCCTCCGGCAGTCATTATGATGATGCAGCGCTGACCGTCTCCTATGATAAGGTAGATCCTAGCAAAGTAATCAATGAGGATATCATTGGTGGTATTGACCTGGAGACCGGCAAGGAAAAAGGGATGGAAGTCATCAATACCATTTTCACGAAGCTGGGTGTTGTTCCCGGCATGATTGGCGCGCCTGGTTATAGTGATAATGCAGAGGTGGCGGCTGTCATGGCTTCCAAGGCTGCCAGCGTTTCCGGTTTGTTTAAGGCGGTGGCCATTATTGACGGTAGCACCACGGCTGCGAAGAAGTATACGGATGTATATGCCTGGAAGAATAAAGCAAATATCACCAACAAGTATCAGGTAGTTTGCTGGCCTATGGCAACTATGGGAACGAAAAAGCTGCATCTGTCTACGATTTTCATGGCGACACAGGCGCTCCTGACCTATGAAAACGACGACATCCCTTACAAATCTCCATCCAACAAGACCGCACAGATGGATGGCCTTTGCCTGGAAGACGGCACGCCGGTAGAATTGGGGCTGTCTTCTGCCAACTATCTGAACGGTAATGGCATTGTAACGGCTATCAATCTGTTTGGTGGCTGGAAGCTCTGGGGCAACAATACAGCCTGCTACCCGACGAATACGGATCCGAAAGACAGATTCTTCTGCGTGAGGGCTATGTTTAACTGGGACCAGCAGACGTTTATCCGGACGTATTGGACTGACGTAGACCAGCCGATGATGAAAAGATATATCCAGTCCATTGTGGATTCTGAAAACATCCGCATGAACGGATTGGTATCTGCCGGAGTGATTCTGGCGGGATCCTGTGAATATCGTGAAGCAGATAATCCGGCTACGTCTATTGTAGATGGTATTTCCCATATTCATAAGACTTTTATCCCTCCAGTTCCGAACCGTGAGATTGATGTGGTTTATGAATTTGATTCTGAACAGTATGCAGCTCTTATGACTGCATAA
- a CDS encoding phage tail protein gives MIDIDVRCEGASLLIQTLTDTPEKAKWAISMSVNKIARSARTQMAREVNKRYFVKVGEARDTIYIRKAGGDGLKAELVSRGHPSSLAHFRVSPKMVQHKGRRNKKVHVQVKRNGGGATLDRAFIMAIGKKDGSSVGVFERNWDTKYPVYKLFGPSVPSMLKNEEIQQELEKTTAEKLNKELNRQLARIAKGGMP, from the coding sequence ATGATTGATATTGATGTGCGGTGTGAAGGGGCTTCCCTACTTATCCAAACGCTGACAGATACGCCGGAGAAAGCGAAATGGGCAATCAGCATGAGCGTCAATAAGATTGCCCGTTCCGCCCGCACACAAATGGCAAGAGAAGTCAATAAAAGATATTTTGTAAAAGTTGGCGAAGCCAGAGATACTATTTATATCAGGAAAGCCGGCGGCGACGGTTTAAAGGCAGAACTTGTCAGTAGAGGACATCCTAGTTCTCTTGCGCATTTCAGGGTTTCCCCAAAAATGGTCCAGCATAAAGGGCGTAGGAATAAAAAGGTTCACGTCCAAGTCAAGCGTAATGGCGGCGGCGCAACACTGGACCGAGCGTTCATTATGGCTATCGGCAAAAAAGATGGTAGCAGTGTGGGTGTTTTCGAGAGAAATTGGGACACGAAGTATCCTGTTTACAAATTATTTGGGCCGTCTGTCCCTTCTATGCTAAAGAATGAAGAAATTCAGCAGGAACTAGAGAAAACCACGGCAGAAAAGCTCAATAAAGAGTTGAACCGGCAACTGGCCCGCATTGCAAAGGGGGGAATGCCATGA
- a CDS encoding DUF2190 family protein, which produces MAKAVFARKGNVIDYKATSNVAYLDIIPFDSCVGVAEMDIPKGDYGTVSIAGAYEMPKATGAIKAGAAVFYDTTKNAIVAASAEKTVAAGIALKDAASDAATVVVRIG; this is translated from the coding sequence ATGGCTAAAGCAGTATTTGCCCGCAAGGGGAACGTGATTGATTACAAGGCTACCAGTAACGTAGCCTATCTGGATATTATTCCATTCGATAGCTGCGTTGGTGTGGCTGAAATGGATATTCCTAAAGGGGACTACGGTACCGTTTCGATCGCAGGAGCCTATGAAATGCCGAAAGCAACAGGGGCTATTAAGGCTGGAGCTGCTGTCTTTTACGACACTACGAAAAATGCCATTGTGGCAGCATCTGCTGAGAAAACGGTGGCAGCCGGGATCGCATTGAAAGACGCTGCCAGTGATGCCGCTACCGTAGTAGTTCGCATTGGCTAG